The Chanos chanos chromosome 9, fChaCha1.1, whole genome shotgun sequence genome includes the window GGCGTAAACTTCTGTAACTTAGAGTAGCCACTAGTTGGCTGGCCAGCTAGTCCGGATCGTTGTGTAACGTAGAGACATCTGACCAAACTACGCATttaatttgttcagttttgttcagttCGTGTATCATAGTCATTTTAATAATAGATCAACTAGATAGCTTTACCGAAGAGAGCTAATGAGGTATGTCAGCTTTTATCCCACTGATTGTTTACGACGTCATAGATAAAATAATTGTATGGTGGGCTGTGAGCAATCAGTTAGCTCAGTATAATATTACACATGCTTTTCGACAAATTGTCGTCATACTAGCATATGAAAGACGCTTAACGCAATTCAGTTGCACGTTGGATAGACATTTCATCAActtatttttgttctttgtttcacCAGCTGTCTTTCCAGCATCTTAACCCATAAGCATGGCAAGCGAGCAGGATGTGGCGGCCGTGGGCAGGATACTGGTTAACCCAAATGAGAGTCTGACAACTCGGTTTAGGGCTCTTTTTACCTTACGTAACCTCGGAGGATCGGAGGCCATTAAATGGATCGGTGAGGCGTTTACGGATGACTCTGCATTGCTTAAACATGAGTTAGCATATTGTCTTGGCCAAATGCAAGACGAGAGGGCTATTCCCACTCTGGAGAAAATCTTAATGGACACCAGTCAGGAGCCAATGGTGAGACACGAAGCAGGTGAGTAATTTCATAATTATTTGTGTACAAGCTGTATTGCAGAGGAAATGTTGGTCTAataacatcacatcacacaactaatgttttgttttgcttttttttttcaccttccaTTCAATTTTTTCAGGCGAAGCGCTTGGAGCAATTGGAAATCCAAAAGTCTTAGACTTACTGAAGAAATATTCAGAAGATCCAGTTATTGAggtatgatatatatataaaaaaacttCCATAAGtaaacactttatttaaattATTAACGTCAGGCGTCCTACTTTGGTCAAAAGCATTGAAAAACAAgaaattttgttttcataaaggCTGTATCAGTGATGgtaaacaaaatgacattggAAGCATGCAGAAGTATGCAGTATTAAGCTGTGTTAAAATGTCTCCCCTTTCAGGTGGCAGAGACTTGTCAGATAGCTGTCAGACTTCTCGAGTGGAAGATCAGTGGGGGTGACAGAAATTCAGGGGAAACCACAGATAACAACCCCTACCTCTCTGTAGACCCAGCCCCTCCTGCCCAGCGCAGGGGCGTCTCAGAGCTGAGGACACAGCTCCTGGATGAAAGCCTGCCTCTGTTTGAGCGCTACCGGGCCATGTTCGCCCTGAGGAACCTGGGCACCAAGGAAGCTGTCCTGGCTTTgggaga containing:
- the dohh gene encoding deoxyhypusine hydroxylase isoform X2; translated protein: MSVMASEQDVAAVGRILVNPNESLTTRFRALFTLRNLGGSEAIKWIGEAFTDDSALLKHELAYCLGQMQDERAIPTLEKILMDTSQEPMVRHEAGEALGAIGNPKVLDLLKKYSEDPVIEVAETCQIAVRLLEWKISGGDRNSGETTDNNPYLSVDPAPPAQRRGVSELRTQLLDESLPLFERYRAMFALRNLGTKEAVLALGDGLQCGSALFRHEIGYVLGQIQHEASIPQLQAALEREDENPMVRHECAEALGSIGKEACFQILERYRKDQERVVKESCEVALDMLEYENSSQFQYADGLLRLQEVQ
- the dohh gene encoding deoxyhypusine hydroxylase isoform X1, translated to MASEQDVAAVGRILVNPNESLTTRFRALFTLRNLGGSEAIKWIGEAFTDDSALLKHELAYCLGQMQDERAIPTLEKILMDTSQEPMVRHEAGEALGAIGNPKVLDLLKKYSEDPVIEVAETCQIAVRLLEWKISGGDRNSGETTDNNPYLSVDPAPPAQRRGVSELRTQLLDESLPLFERYRAMFALRNLGTKEAVLALGDGLQCGSALFRHEIGYVLGQIQHEASIPQLQAALEREDENPMVRHECAEALGSIGKEACFQILERYRKDQERVVKESCEVALDMLEYENSSQFQYADGLLRLQEVQ